The Pedobacter roseus genome contains a region encoding:
- a CDS encoding MFS transporter has translation MIAIFVYVGVEVSTASNLPAYMEKDLGFAIKDIAPYISLYWASMMIGRWTGAVEAFTDNVSTQKILRFIAPYLAFGIFLAVNAIAKHDLAPFYVYALIILVLIAADMASKGNPARMLLIFSVIGITALLIGMFTTGMTSVYAITSVGLFCSTLWPCIFTLAVSGLGKHTSQGSSFLIMMIMGGGIISWAQGAVSEFTGIQYSYVVGIICFSYLAFYAWRVSGILRSQGINFDKKLSGGH, from the coding sequence ATGATTGCTATTTTTGTTTATGTAGGTGTCGAGGTATCAACTGCAAGTAATTTACCTGCTTACATGGAAAAAGATCTTGGTTTTGCTATTAAAGATATTGCGCCTTACATCTCCTTATATTGGGCAAGTATGATGATCGGTCGTTGGACCGGCGCCGTTGAGGCTTTTACCGATAACGTGAGCACACAAAAAATATTAAGATTTATTGCGCCTTATTTAGCATTCGGTATCTTTTTAGCTGTTAACGCTATTGCAAAACATGATTTGGCTCCTTTTTACGTATATGCCTTGATTATTCTGGTATTAATTGCGGCCGATATGGCAAGTAAAGGTAATCCTGCACGTATGCTGTTGATCTTTTCGGTTATCGGCATAACTGCCTTATTGATTGGAATGTTTACTACTGGTATGACGAGTGTTTATGCCATTACAAGTGTAGGTTTATTCTGTAGTACATTATGGCCTTGTATCTTTACTTTGGCCGTAAGCGGTTTGGGTAAACACACCAGTCAGGGAAGTAGCTTCTTAATTATGATGATTATGGGTGGTGGTATCATTAGCTGGGCACAGGGTGCGGTATCAGAGTTTACAGGTATTCAATACAGTTATGTGGTGGGTATTATATGTTTCTCTTATCTGGCTTTTTATGCCTGGAGAGTAAGTGGTATTTTAAGATCTCAGGGAATTAATTTCGATAAGAAACTTTCTGGCGGACATTAA
- a CDS encoding LysE family translocator gives MFEAILLGIGAGIISSFLTGPVFFAMIKTSIERGFKAGFSLAVGVIISDIILIGLVLFGSQFFDYKAEFDKYVGSIGGLFLLAVGIYYLVSKITVHYDSSTLQKVSKRGYVIKGFLMCILTPSTLMFWIIVSGIISVKLNNMLNEKLVCFFIAMATQLAIDGAKSFYSSKLRYKIKEDALKKLNKIAGVVIIIFAFWLIIKTYLKFYA, from the coding sequence ATGTTTGAAGCCATATTACTAGGAATAGGAGCAGGGATTATTTCGTCGTTTTTAACAGGGCCGGTATTTTTTGCAATGATCAAAACCAGCATAGAGCGGGGTTTTAAAGCGGGGTTTTCTTTGGCTGTTGGCGTGATTATCAGCGATATAATCTTAATTGGACTGGTCCTTTTTGGCAGCCAGTTTTTTGACTACAAGGCAGAATTTGATAAATATGTAGGCTCTATCGGGGGCCTATTTTTGTTAGCGGTGGGTATCTATTACCTGGTTTCTAAAATAACCGTACATTATGATAGTTCAACCTTACAAAAGGTGAGTAAACGGGGTTATGTCATAAAAGGATTTCTGATGTGTATCCTCACACCTTCTACGCTCATGTTCTGGATTATTGTTAGCGGAATCATCTCTGTTAAGCTCAATAACATGCTTAACGAGAAATTGGTCTGCTTTTTTATCGCCATGGCCACTCAACTGGCTATCGATGGCGCTAAAAGTTTTTATTCCAGCAAACTCCGTTATAAAATAAAAGAAGATGCGCTGAAGAAACTCAATAAAATTGCCGGTGTGGTCATCATCATCTTTGCTTTCTGGCTGATCATTAAAACTTATCTGAAGTTTTACGCATAA
- a CDS encoding MFS transporter has translation MSSEQTQTKWGQFIPLVTVFFFWGFVAASNDILIPVFKKAFDLSQAESQLVSLAFYIAYTVGALIYNGISVLIGQDIVNKLGYKNSLALGLVISALGTLLFYPAANLHSFPLMLSGLFIVALGFSLQQTVANPLAIALGPITTGSQRLTLAGGINNFGTTIGPLIVSFAIFGSAANASTDISIESVKIPYLILGVAFIAVAIFLKLSSLPDRPTLVEASSEDTKSIKGSALKYPNWFWG, from the coding sequence ATGAGTTCAGAACAAACACAAACCAAGTGGGGGCAGTTTATTCCCTTGGTCACGGTATTCTTTTTTTGGGGCTTTGTGGCTGCCAGTAACGATATCCTAATACCGGTATTTAAAAAAGCTTTTGATTTATCGCAAGCTGAAAGTCAGCTGGTGTCGCTGGCATTTTACATTGCTTACACGGTGGGTGCTTTAATTTATAATGGTATTTCAGTACTAATAGGACAAGATATTGTAAATAAACTGGGCTATAAAAATTCGTTGGCACTCGGATTGGTTATTTCTGCGCTTGGAACCTTATTATTTTATCCAGCGGCAAACCTGCACTCATTTCCGTTAATGCTTTCTGGTTTATTTATTGTGGCACTGGGTTTCTCGTTACAACAAACGGTGGCTAATCCTTTGGCAATTGCATTAGGGCCAATTACAACTGGTTCGCAACGATTAACTTTAGCTGGCGGTATTAACAATTTCGGCACAACCATAGGCCCGCTTATTGTGAGTTTTGCTATTTTTGGTTCTGCAGCAAATGCAAGTACCGATATCAGTATTGAAAGTGTTAAAATCCCTTACCTTATTTTAGGTGTCGCTTTTATTGCTGTTGCTATTTTCTTAAAATTATCTTCATTACCTGATAGACCTACTTTGGTGGAAGCTTCGTCTGAAGATACTAAATCGATTAAGGGCTCAGCATTGAAATACCCCAATTGGTTTTGGGGATGA
- the guaA gene encoding glutamine-hydrolyzing GMP synthase — MQEKIIIVDFGSQFTQLIARRVRELNIYCEIYPYNNLPEITEDVKGVIFSGSPYSVRQEDAPQIDLSKYHLKYPLLAVCYGAQYIAQHSAGSVQPSSTREYGRANLNFVNQDNKLFKGINLGSQVWMSHGDTITDIPENFELIASTDSVKVAAYHIKDSDTYAIQFHPEVTHSIDGKILLENFLVDICGCSQDWTSAAFVETTIADIKATVGDDKVVLALSGGVDSSVAAVLLHKAIGKNLHCIFVDNGLLRKNEYESVLEQYKDFGLNIKGVDAKDKFLSQLAGVEDPEQKRKIIGRVFIEVFDEESHLIQDVKWLAQGTIYPDIIESVSVKGPSATIKSHHNVGGLPDFMKLKVVEPLKTLFKDEVRRVGTALGLESFILGRHPFPGPGLGIRIIGEVTAEKVAILQDADKIYIDNLKDAGLYDQVWQAGAIFLPVRSVGVMGDERTYENVIALRAVESLDGMTADWCHLPYPVLAKISNEIINKVKGINRVVYDISSKPPATIEWE, encoded by the coding sequence ATGCAAGAAAAAATCATTATCGTCGATTTTGGTTCGCAATTTACACAACTCATCGCTCGTAGGGTTCGCGAACTAAATATTTACTGTGAAATATATCCATATAACAATCTTCCTGAGATTACCGAGGATGTAAAAGGTGTTATCTTTTCAGGTAGTCCTTATTCTGTTCGCCAGGAAGATGCCCCTCAAATCGATTTATCAAAATACCATTTAAAATATCCTTTATTGGCTGTTTGTTACGGTGCACAATATATTGCCCAACATTCTGCTGGTTCGGTTCAGCCTTCTTCAACACGCGAGTATGGCCGTGCCAACTTAAACTTTGTAAACCAGGATAATAAATTATTCAAAGGCATTAACCTTGGTTCGCAGGTTTGGATGAGCCATGGTGATACCATTACCGATATCCCTGAAAATTTTGAACTGATTGCCAGTACCGATAGTGTAAAAGTTGCCGCTTACCACATTAAAGATTCTGATACTTATGCCATCCAGTTCCACCCGGAGGTTACCCATAGTATTGATGGAAAAATTCTTTTAGAAAATTTCTTAGTGGATATCTGCGGTTGCAGCCAGGATTGGACTTCTGCTGCCTTTGTTGAAACCACGATTGCTGATATCAAGGCAACTGTAGGTGATGATAAGGTTGTGTTAGCACTTTCAGGAGGTGTTGACAGTAGCGTTGCTGCGGTGCTTTTACATAAAGCTATTGGCAAAAACTTACACTGTATATTTGTTGATAATGGTTTATTGCGTAAAAACGAGTATGAGAGTGTTTTAGAACAATACAAAGATTTCGGGTTGAACATTAAAGGCGTTGATGCAAAAGATAAATTCTTAAGTCAATTGGCTGGGGTAGAAGATCCGGAGCAAAAACGTAAAATCATTGGTCGTGTTTTTATCGAAGTTTTCGATGAAGAATCTCACCTGATACAAGATGTGAAATGGCTGGCACAAGGTACTATCTATCCGGATATTATCGAATCTGTTTCCGTTAAAGGGCCATCGGCCACCATTAAATCGCACCACAATGTAGGCGGTTTGCCAGATTTTATGAAACTTAAAGTAGTGGAGCCACTTAAAACTTTGTTCAAAGATGAAGTAAGAAGAGTAGGTACCGCTTTAGGTTTAGAATCGTTTATCTTAGGCCGTCACCCTTTCCCGGGACCAGGTTTAGGTATCCGTATCATTGGTGAGGTTACTGCAGAAAAAGTAGCTATCTTACAGGATGCAGATAAAATTTATATCGATAACCTGAAAGACGCAGGATTATACGATCAGGTATGGCAGGCGGGAGCAATCTTTTTGCCGGTTAGGTCTGTTGGTGTAATGGGAGATGAACGTACCTACGAAAATGTAATTGCATTAAGAGCGGTTGAATCATTAGATGGTATGACTGCAGATTGGTGTCATTTGCCTTATCCGGTTTTGGCTAAAATCTCTAACGAAATCATCAATAAAGTTAAAGGCATCAATAGGGTGGTATACGATATCAGCTCTAAACCGCCTGCAACTATTGAGTGGGAATAA
- a CDS encoding type 1 periplasmic-binding domain-containing protein, which yields MNFKKVYGLPVLLMLVLSACSPKVRTPKPETSKPAEKEKPADKKPIKKFTQASVSLLVPFKLDELNLKTATKADIEKYAMPIDFYQGFKLGLDSAAAQGLNFKLNVFDTQDDNAHISTLYKNERFKQSNLIIGPVFPEGLKFIANYAKENNATIVSPLAATDPGEFNNPNLVSIVNNIGLHGKKIGTYIAKNFNPANTIVVLINPKKTEDEAFAAPIRNYFQNTGKFIVQEYASAYTFETKMIKGKQYVVVVTSSDRAFVLPTVEKLYKLKNLPTGGYGINLFGHPNWVKQNYPADKLQDLNTIISSSYKIDYKSSAVVTFIKKYRYKYGFEPGEYAFKGFDVGYYFGKLLVNYGEDYKDYIVKERYKGLHNSFSFIHDEKLGYINTSLMLLKYKNFALNIVE from the coding sequence ATGAATTTTAAGAAGGTTTACGGGTTGCCCGTTTTGTTGATGTTGGTTTTAAGTGCTTGTTCGCCAAAAGTGAGAACACCTAAACCAGAGACGAGTAAACCAGCTGAGAAGGAAAAACCAGCCGATAAAAAGCCTATCAAAAAGTTTACGCAGGCCAGTGTGTCACTGCTTGTGCCTTTTAAACTGGATGAGCTGAACTTAAAAACGGCTACAAAGGCAGATATTGAGAAATATGCCATGCCCATCGATTTTTATCAGGGTTTTAAATTAGGATTAGATTCTGCTGCGGCGCAGGGCTTAAATTTTAAACTTAATGTTTTTGATACCCAGGATGATAATGCGCATATTTCCACTTTATATAAAAACGAACGTTTTAAACAGAGTAATTTAATTATCGGGCCTGTTTTTCCTGAAGGTTTAAAATTTATAGCCAATTATGCCAAAGAAAACAATGCAACCATTGTTTCTCCTCTGGCTGCAACCGATCCGGGAGAGTTTAACAATCCCAATCTAGTGTCTATTGTAAATAATATCGGTTTGCACGGTAAAAAGATCGGTACTTATATCGCTAAAAACTTTAATCCGGCTAATACCATAGTGGTGCTCATTAACCCGAAAAAAACGGAAGATGAAGCTTTTGCAGCCCCGATCAGAAATTATTTCCAAAACACTGGCAAATTTATCGTGCAGGAGTATGCATCAGCTTACACTTTTGAAACCAAAATGATTAAAGGCAAGCAGTATGTAGTTGTGGTAACTTCATCCGACCGTGCTTTTGTATTGCCAACTGTAGAAAAACTTTATAAGTTAAAGAATTTGCCAACCGGGGGCTATGGAATTAACCTTTTTGGACATCCAAACTGGGTAAAACAGAATTATCCGGCCGATAAATTACAAGACCTGAATACCATCATCAGTTCATCCTATAAAATAGATTATAAAAGCAGTGCTGTAGTTACCTTTATCAAAAAATACCGCTATAAATATGGTTTTGAACCTGGAGAGTATGCTTTTAAAGGTTTTGATGTAGGCTATTATTTCGGTAAACTATTGGTGAATTATGGAGAAGATTATAAGGACTATATCGTAAAAGAACGGTATAAAGGGCTTCATAATAGCTTTTCGTTTATCCATGATGAAAAATTAGGTTATATTAACACCAGTTTAATGTTGTTGAAATATAAAAACTTCGCATTAAATATTGTTGAGTAA
- a CDS encoding deoxycytidylate deaminase translates to MTDKPSFDTIFMNLATDLAARSHCVRAHVGAVLTKDTRIISIGYNGPPAGTHNCDEEWPEHGCARDSKGSCSLALHAEENAILYASKNGSKIEGCTLYTTLSPCIACARLILSSGIKLVYYSKSYAAYKGLPSDEGVDFLRKFGVEVVLMES, encoded by the coding sequence ATGACAGACAAACCAAGCTTCGATACCATATTTATGAACCTTGCCACCGATCTGGCTGCCCGTTCGCATTGCGTGCGTGCCCACGTTGGCGCAGTATTAACAAAAGATACCCGTATTATATCTATCGGTTACAATGGTCCGCCAGCCGGAACGCACAATTGCGATGAGGAATGGCCTGAGCATGGCTGCGCACGCGATAGCAAAGGAAGCTGTTCATTGGCTTTGCATGCTGAAGAAAATGCGATCCTCTATGCATCTAAAAATGGGTCGAAGATAGAAGGCTGTACTTTATATACAACGCTATCTCCCTGTATTGCCTGCGCAAGGTTAATTTTATCATCAGGAATTAAACTGGTGTACTATTCAAAATCCTATGCCGCTTACAAAGGTTTGCCTAGCGATGAAGGCGTAGATTTTTTAAGGAAATTTGGGGTAGAGGTGGTTTTGATGGAATCGTAG